The Chryseobacterium glaciei DNA window GGTTCGAGTCCTGTTCCCGCTACTAAGTTATAAGTGCTTTCGGTAAGCACTCTAAAGATACACCGCGGGATGGAGCAGTAGGTAGCTCGTCGGGCTCATAACCCGAAGGTCATAGGTTCGAGTCCTGTTCCCGCTACTAAATCAAGAGAATCACATTGTGGTTCTCTTTTTTTGTTCAATCAATTCTAAATTCCACAAAATTATTTTCAAAACATTTTCTACAGTCTTTATGTATTGATTTTTTACGCATCTTTATGATAAAATTTAATAAAATGGAAGCTGTCATTATTTCTGAGAGAAAAAAATCAGTGGTAACAGATATAATTCTTGTTACGATTTTCGGTTTAGTTCCATTATTTTTTTTTATTAAATGGTTAATATCATCGGATGATGTTGCTGGTAGCATTTGTATTAGCGTTTTGATAATAGCCATACTATTTTTCCCGATTGTTGTAATATCAGGCTACATCTGGGATGTAAAACAGAAAATAGTTTTATCTGAAGCCGGAATAAAATTATGCTACGGAAGAAATATTGTAGATATTTTACATGGTGAGGGTAGTTTCAGAATATTTCCTGATAATGAAATCCATTGGAATAAAATAACAGGCTTTGATATAAGTTCTGAAGAACGTCGGGAGGCGACTGAAGGTGGCGGTTATTCTACTACAATAAGGTATAGTCTCCTTATTAAAATCCAAAATCCAAAAGTGGTTGTATATAATGCTCAGGAGTTCAAGATAAATTACTCTACTATCAGGTTGGGGAAATTTAAGGAACCCCCTAATGAAATATTAGGAATTTGTGAACGGTTTCAAAAATCCATTCAAAATGAAAATCATTAAGTAACAATTTTATTAAATAAAAAAAAATCCCACTTTAAAAGCGGGATCATGTATTATTGAGCTATTGTAGCGTAAGGACTTAATTTGTAGTCTTCAGCATTGGTTTGATCCATAAAATCTTTTTTCTGCATTCCTTTCATTCTTCCTGCAGCATCACTTGCATTGAAATAAGCTTCACTTAGTTTAGTTGCCATTTCAGCAGGGTTAAAATCTATTTTAGTATCACCTTCTACACCCAGATATCCGTTCTTTTTAGTAAGGTAAGTGATGTAATTTTTATAGTTGATCATGGTATCTCTGAACATTCTGTTATGGTACTCCAGACATTTTTTAGATTTTTTATTTGAATTGTTTAGAATACAGCTAGACATATTTCCTCTGTACAAACGCCATTCCTGCTCTACTTTTGCATATTCTTTTCCTAAAGCGGTCTTTCCGTTAATAAGGATATTGTTGTCGCCTTCTTTAGTCGCGATTGTCTGCAAATGTCCTATAACAAGAGGAACTGTTTTTTCAATTTTTGCTTTAGTTTCTTTTAAAGTCCCAAAATCTGCTGCAGGAGAGTTTTTCTTTTGAGCAGTCGTTACATTAAAAATAAGTAGTAATAGTACAATCAATAAATTATATCTTTTCATGAGAAATTTTTAAAGCACTAAAATAAATATATTTTCTCAGTTTAAACAAATAGATTTTAATTTTATTTAATAAAAATTAACAAGTTTTAAGAATTTATGTTCTAATCCTAAATTTTACTGCCGATTAATGAGGTAATAAATTCGATCAATTAAAAATTTAACATATTTTAATAAAATTTATTTAATTGATTTTCAGAACTTTATATTAATTAATCTTTTATCACTAAGAAAATAGTTGTTGGAGTGGAATTTATTTCTACATTTGTATAACTAATTTCTTAGTGATATAGAATTTTGATACAATTTTATATCATATTTAATGATAAATGAAACAGGATATGATAATTCAGACGTTAACAAAGGCAGAAGAGCAGGTAATGCAGTATTTATGGAAACTCGAAAAAGGATTCTTAAAAGATGTCCTTGATCTTTTTCCGGAGCCAAAACCGCATACCAATACTGTTTCAACTATTTTAAAAGTGTTGAAAGACAAAGAGTTCGTAGACTACAGGGTTTACGGAAGACAGCATGAATATTTCCCGTTGATCTCAAAAGAGCAGTATTCGGGGAAGACCATGAAGAGCCTTGTGAAAAACTATTTTAAAGGTTCTTATAAAAGTGCCGTTTCATTTCTTGTAGAAAAAAATGAAATGACCGTTGAAGATCTTGAAATTTTATTAAACGAACTCAAAAAGAAAGACTAGCTATGGAAGCAATACTTCTATACTTTGTAAAAGTAATTTTATCTTCTGGTGTAATGTTTTTGTATTATCAGTTGTCTTTAAAAGACAAGACATTTCATCATTATAACAGATTTTATTTACTGTCTGCAATATTGATATCACTATTATTACCGTTGATCACGGTGGATGATTTTACGATAGAGGTAAATAATGATGTTTATAGCTTGCTGGATAAGATACAGAATTTTAATACAACCAAAAACATAGAAAATGACCACACTTATTTTAGAATTATTTTTTCAGCTTTGGGATTGGTTTCTCTCTATTTTTTAGGAAGATTCATTTACGGAATCTTTAGAATACAACAGCTTAAAAGCCAATTTCAAAAAGAAAGTTTTGATGGTATCAATTTTTACCATACAAACCTCACCGAAGCTCCGTTCTCTTACTTTAAAAACCTGTTCTGGAAGAATACAATTATATTGAATTCAGACATCGGAAAACAGATTTTAAAGCACGAAATGGTGCATATTGAGCAGAAACACTCATTCGATAAAATTTTTATTGAAGTGATTACTTCCGTTTTCTGGTTCAATCCATTTTTTCATATCATTAAAAAAGAAATAAGTTTAATTCACGAGTATCTGGCTGATAAAAAGGCCGTAAAACAATCGGACACAAAAGCATTTGCGCAGATGCTTTTAGCAAGTCACTTTTCCGGAACACAGTTACCTGCAACCAGTCCGTTTCTAAGTTCAAATCTAAAAAAACGACTCAAAATGTTACAAAAACCTAAAACCAAATTCGGATATGCGCGAAGAATCTTTGCATTGCCGGTTTTATTTTCAGTGGCTTTTGCCTATATGGTAAATGCTAAAAATAAAGAGATTAAAGAAACAAATATTGCGATTCAGGAAGCTGTTTCTCAAATAAAAAAAGACACGATAAGACCAGAAAAAAGCAAAGATATAATTGTTGCTTCCAAAGGATATAAAAAATCTGATGACGAGAAAAAAATCGCCGATCTCAGTAAAAAAATACAGGAAAAAAGTAAAGCTTTAAAAGAATTAAAACCTGAAAGCAAAGAATTTCAAAAACATGTTGACGAATTGGGAGAACTTTCTTCTGAAATAGGCAAAATTGCAAGTTCGGATAATTTTCAGAAAACAATATTGGCCTACAGAATGGATGGTTCTGAAATGAAAAATATTAATGATTTTTTCAAATCAGACGAATGGAAAAATAAAGTAAAAGAGCTTAAAAGCATGAACATTGAAATGCCGGAAATGCCCGAAATGAATTTTAACTTTCCTGACGTTCCGCCATTTCCAAAAGCTCCAAAAGCTCCAAATGCTCCGGATGCACCAAACGCTCCAAGTTCACCGAATGTATCAAAGGCAAGACTTTATAAATTTAGTGATCGACAAGACATGAAATGGAGCCCTGAAGCTGATATGACCTTTGCTGAAAGAGCTAAAGAATCTGCATCAACAGCCAAAAAAAGAGCTGAACTCGACAGAAAAAGAGCAAAACTTGAAGAAAAAAGAGCGAAGCTAGAAGGAGAGAGAGCAAAACTTGATGTAGAAAGAAGAGTCTTGGAAGGGAAAAATGGAAGAGTTTACATTCAGAGTAATAGCTTTAGTAATATTCCGAATGACAAAATGTTGAGAATCAATGCTCAGACTATGAGAATGAATAAAGGCCAAAACGATAGTTTTACAATAACAACTACTGGATCTGGAAGTGTAGTTGGTGATACTGGAGACATGAAGATTTTTATTGATGGTAAACCTTCTACAAAACAAGATATGGAAGCTTTAAAACCAAATGAAATTTCTTCAATGAATATCATGAAAAACTCAAATAACGGAAAAACAGAAGGCAGCATACAAATTCAGACCAAAAAATAAAGTTCAATAAGCTTTGTTGATATTTAAATTGGCAAAGCTTTTTATTTAATACCATAAATATGAAAAAAAATATAGTATTCTTTCTGCTTGTAAGCATATTTGCCAATGCACAGATCAACCGATTTTATTATGATTACAAATATATTTCAGATTCCACCAATAAAGCGGAAGTGAAAAGTGATATAATGCTTTTAGACATTGATAAAAATGGGTCAAAATATTATAGTCGCGAAAAATTTGTCTCTGATTCTATCTCAAAAGCTGATCTTGCAAAACAGTTGAAAGGCGGATTGGGCGGAAGCATTAACATCAAAAAAAATATAAAACCGGGAACAATTTTCGCAACCGTTACAAAAGCTTATCCCGATTATAAAGTATCACTTTCAGAAAAAATAGGACAAACAATCTATAAAGTTGTAGAAGACCAAAAGCCCGAATGGAAAATTCTTCCTGAAAAACAAAAAATAGGGGAATACAATACTCAGAAAGCGACAACAACTTTTGGAGGAAGACAATGGGTAGCATGGTTCAGTGCAGATATTCCTTTTCAGGATGGGCCATATAAATTTTACGGATTACCGGGACTGATTGTTAAATTAGAAGATAAAACGGGTTCACATATAATGACTTTAATTGGTAATAAAAAAACAGAGGCAAGTACAGAAGAGGAACTTCAATTACCGGGTGTTACAATGATTGGTTTGGGTGGTAAAGATATTGAGGTAACTAAAAAGCAATTTAAAAAAGCCTGGAAAGATTATCAGACAGATCCGACAAAAGATATGAAGCAGTCAATGAGTACTCTTCCCGCTGGTGCTGTGGTAAAAATGAGAAATCAGGATGGAAAAGATATTGGTGTGAACGAGATGTACAGGAATATTGAGAAAAGAGCAAAAGAAGAAATACAGAAAAATAATAACAAAATAGAACCTGATTTATACAAATAATCAGCCTATTTTAACATAACTAAAAATCCCGAAACTCAGTTTCGGGATTTTTTATTTTCTTTCATTAAAAAAATAAAAACGTTAGAATGGTTAATGAAAATGGTGAAAAATTATGTATAAATAAAGAAGTTAGAAATCAGAAAAAAGAAGTCAATTAAGAAAATTTTAGAAATAATAAATTCTTAGAATTAGATTTACTAAAATAAAGATAGCAAGTGTAGATTAGTTTTAGCATTTTTTTCGTTTACTAATATTGAGGATATATTTTTTATACTTTAGTGAAAATTACAACAGATGAAAAAATTGATGATTGCTTTTATTACACTTTTGGGGATACTTACTTGTGCTCAGAATCAGCGTTTTATCTATGAATATAAATTTGTAAAAGATTCTACTGAAAAAGATAAGGCTGAGACGGAGTTAATGTATCTGGACGTTACAAAAAAGGGTTCCAAATTCTACAGTATAGACACAAGGGCCACAGATTCTTTATCAATGGGAGAAGCTAAAGAAATGTCCGGAATGCAAATGGCAACAGCCATGAAAGGGCAGATTTCCTTTATTGTAGAAAAGTCTTATCCAAGCTATCAAACGATATTTTTCGACAGACTTGATAATGATATTAATAAATATAAAGTCATTGATACCAGAAAATTAAATTGGAAAATTTTACCAGATAAAGAAAAAATAGGTGAGTTTACAGCACAAAAAGCTACATTGGATTTTGCTGGAAGATTATGGACAGCTTGGTTCGTTTCTACTATTCCGATTCAGGACGGACCGTATAAATTTAAAGGATTACCGGGACTTATTGTGAAGATCACCGACAAAACAAATTCTCATATTTTTGAATTGAAAGGAATAGAAAAACTCAAAGAAAACGAAGTTTGGACTACAGAAGTTGGCAATCAATTTGAAAGAATAATCTCTGTTGATCTTAAAAAATACCGCAAACTCTTTATTGAAGATAGAAAAAATCCAGATAAAATGCTTTCGTTGCCATCTTCGGAAGGAATGACAGTAATGTTGGGGGATAACGGCGAGCCGATGAACCGCAATGAACAAATTAAAGAACTGGAAAAAATGTCCAAAGAAAGAAACGCAAAAGACAATAACGTTCTTGAACTAGATTTATTGAAATAAAAACAAACCCCTGAAAAGTAATTTTCAAGGGTTTTATATTTTAAAGTAAGCTTAATATTAAGCTAATTTCTGAGAATCTGCAATAAACTGAGCCAATCCGCTGTCTGTTAATGGGTGTCTCAACAAACTCAAGATCGGAGGAAGTGGAGAAGTAATAACATCAGCACCGATTTTAGCACAGTCAATAATGTGCATTTGGTGACGGATAGATGCTGCTAAAATTTCAGTGTCATACATATAGTTATCAAAAATTAATCTGATTTCTTGGATTAAGTTTAATCCGTCTGTAGAAATGTCATCTAATCTACCTAAGAAAGGAGAAACGTAAGTTGCACCCGCTTTTGCAGCTAAAAGAGCCTGTCCAGCAGAGAAAATCAACGTACAGTTAGTTTTGATTCCTTTATCAGAAAAATATTTTAAAGCTTTGATACCGTCTTTGATCATTGGAATTTTCACAACGATATTCGGGTGGATTGCAGCCAATTCATCACCTTCTTTGATCATTTCTTCGTAAGTTGTAGAAAGAACTTCAGCAGAAATATCTCCGTCTACGATCTCGCAAATTGCTTTATAATGATTTTTGATAGCCTCAGCTCCCTGAATTCCTTCTTTAGCCATTAAAGACGGGTTAGTTGTTACCCCATCTAAAATTCCAAGGTCTTTAGCTTCTCTAATTTGCTCTAAATTGGCAGTGTCAATAAAAAATTTCATTTGTTTAAAGATTTATTTATACAAAGATAAACAATCCTTTTTGAGTGGAAAACTTAATTAGAATTACGTTTTTGATAACATACCAAAAATTCCCCTCTTTGGAAAACGTGGTTAAAAAAGTAAGTACTATAAAACATTGTTAAACACAAATCACACTACTATTTTTCACAAATAAACACAATCATCTGTGCAAATCCGTGAAATCTGTGGGAAATAAAATAACAGCAAAATTCCTAACTTTGTTATCAATGAAAAACCACTTCACAGCCCAACTAGAAATCATAGGCATCAATCCTTTTGTTTTTATTCCTGAGAAAGTTTTAAATGAAATTTTTGAAACTTCGGAAAAAAATAAAAGTCCAATTCCGGTGAAAGGAACTGTAAATGGGAAAGAATTCAAGCAAAATTTAATGAAATATTTAGGAGAATGGCGGTTATACGTCAACTTAACCATGTTAAAAGATTCTCCCAAAAAAATAGGCGAAACAATTGAAGTTTCAATTGAATTTGATAATTCAGACAGAACGATTTCCATTCATCCTCAATTGGATAAAGCGATTAAAGAAAATCCTGTTGCCTTACAAAATTTTGAAAATTTAATTCCTTCAAGAAGATTAGAATTGATTCGCTACATCAATAATTTAAAAACAGAAGCCAGCATTCAAAGAAATATTGAAAAAATAATCAAACATTTACACGGCGAAACTGACTTTTTTGGTAAGAATATTAATTGAAAACAATAAAAAAATCCGAGAAATTTTTCCCGGATTTTACTTTATTTTATGAATTTAAAGCTTTACTCAATTTTACAGCGTCCTGATTGCTAGGGTCATACTGTATAGATTTTGCAATATGTTCTTTTGCTTTGGCAGGATCAGATTGCTGTTCTGCAAAGGCAACATAGAAATAAGCGTAAGCTAAATTTTTCTTATTTTGTTCTACTTCTTCCGGTTTTACCGTTGCAATATATTTCTCGTAAGAAAGTTTTGCGTTGGCATCATCTTTAGCAGCTTGATAAGCGTATGCCTGACTGTAATATGATGGAGCCCAATCCGGTAACAAAGCAGATATCTTTTTCCAAGTATCAACTGCATTTGTCCAGTCTGATGCTTCCTGATATGCTGTAGCCAATTTTGCTAATGATTCTGTATCCTTCGGATTTGTTTCGATTTGTTTTTTAAGTCCGTCGATCGTTGCATTGCCAGATTGAGCTGTAGCAGCCGTAGTTGTTGTACTGCTTGCAGTATCCGTTTGCGTTGTTTGTGCATTTACAAAACTTGCACTTCCTACAAGGATTAAACCTAAAAACACAGTTTTGATATTAATTTTAGTCATTTTCATAATCGTACATTTTTAAAATTCTTATTTTTAAAATTCAATAATAATTCCACAAAGGCTTAAATTTTAGAAGCTTTAAGTTTTTTTAGAAAATATTAACGGATAAATGCATTTTTTTAGCTTAATTTTTGATTCATTGATGTTTGAGTTATCTTTGTAATTCAAGTTTTATTTTTAATAATCAATATAATTTTATTATATGAACATCATATTAGCCTCAACTTCCACAATTTTTGGTGGTGAATATTTAGAATATCTAAGAGAAGAATTAATACAATTATATAAAGGTATTGATGAAATAATCTTCGTTCCTTTTGCAAGGCCGGGCGGAATTTCCCACGACGATTACACCGCAAAAGCCCGTTCTTTCTTCGAAACAATTAATATTAAAGTA harbors:
- the fsa gene encoding fructose-6-phosphate aldolase, with the translated sequence MKFFIDTANLEQIREAKDLGILDGVTTNPSLMAKEGIQGAEAIKNHYKAICEIVDGDISAEVLSTTYEEMIKEGDELAAIHPNIVVKIPMIKDGIKALKYFSDKGIKTNCTLIFSAGQALLAAKAGATYVSPFLGRLDDISTDGLNLIQEIRLIFDNYMYDTEILAASIRHQMHIIDCAKIGADVITSPLPPILSLLRHPLTDSGLAQFIADSQKLA
- a CDS encoding GLPGLI family protein; this encodes MKKLMIAFITLLGILTCAQNQRFIYEYKFVKDSTEKDKAETELMYLDVTKKGSKFYSIDTRATDSLSMGEAKEMSGMQMATAMKGQISFIVEKSYPSYQTIFFDRLDNDINKYKVIDTRKLNWKILPDKEKIGEFTAQKATLDFAGRLWTAWFVSTIPIQDGPYKFKGLPGLIVKITDKTNSHIFELKGIEKLKENEVWTTEVGNQFERIISVDLKKYRKLFIEDRKNPDKMLSLPSSEGMTVMLGDNGEPMNRNEQIKELEKMSKERNAKDNNVLELDLLK
- a CDS encoding M56 family metallopeptidase — its product is MEAILLYFVKVILSSGVMFLYYQLSLKDKTFHHYNRFYLLSAILISLLLPLITVDDFTIEVNNDVYSLLDKIQNFNTTKNIENDHTYFRIIFSALGLVSLYFLGRFIYGIFRIQQLKSQFQKESFDGINFYHTNLTEAPFSYFKNLFWKNTIILNSDIGKQILKHEMVHIEQKHSFDKIFIEVITSVFWFNPFFHIIKKEISLIHEYLADKKAVKQSDTKAFAQMLLASHFSGTQLPATSPFLSSNLKKRLKMLQKPKTKFGYARRIFALPVLFSVAFAYMVNAKNKEIKETNIAIQEAVSQIKKDTIRPEKSKDIIVASKGYKKSDDEKKIADLSKKIQEKSKALKELKPESKEFQKHVDELGELSSEIGKIASSDNFQKTILAYRMDGSEMKNINDFFKSDEWKNKVKELKSMNIEMPEMPEMNFNFPDVPPFPKAPKAPNAPDAPNAPSSPNVSKARLYKFSDRQDMKWSPEADMTFAERAKESASTAKKRAELDRKRAKLEEKRAKLEGERAKLDVERRVLEGKNGRVYIQSNSFSNIPNDKMLRINAQTMRMNKGQNDSFTITTTGSGSVVGDTGDMKIFIDGKPSTKQDMEALKPNEISSMNIMKNSNNGKTEGSIQIQTKK
- a CDS encoding YdeI/OmpD-associated family protein, producing MKNHFTAQLEIIGINPFVFIPEKVLNEIFETSEKNKSPIPVKGTVNGKEFKQNLMKYLGEWRLYVNLTMLKDSPKKIGETIEVSIEFDNSDRTISIHPQLDKAIKENPVALQNFENLIPSRRLELIRYINNLKTEASIQRNIEKIIKHLHGETDFFGKNIN
- a CDS encoding GLPGLI family protein — encoded protein: MKKNIVFFLLVSIFANAQINRFYYDYKYISDSTNKAEVKSDIMLLDIDKNGSKYYSREKFVSDSISKADLAKQLKGGLGGSINIKKNIKPGTIFATVTKAYPDYKVSLSEKIGQTIYKVVEDQKPEWKILPEKQKIGEYNTQKATTTFGGRQWVAWFSADIPFQDGPYKFYGLPGLIVKLEDKTGSHIMTLIGNKKTEASTEEELQLPGVTMIGLGGKDIEVTKKQFKKAWKDYQTDPTKDMKQSMSTLPAGAVVKMRNQDGKDIGVNEMYRNIEKRAKEEIQKNNNKIEPDLYK
- a CDS encoding tetratricopeptide repeat protein, which produces MKMTKINIKTVFLGLILVGSASFVNAQTTQTDTASSTTTTAATAQSGNATIDGLKKQIETNPKDTESLAKLATAYQEASDWTNAVDTWKKISALLPDWAPSYYSQAYAYQAAKDDANAKLSYEKYIATVKPEEVEQNKKNLAYAYFYVAFAEQQSDPAKAKEHIAKSIQYDPSNQDAVKLSKALNS
- a CDS encoding BlaI/MecI/CopY family transcriptional regulator, translating into MIIQTLTKAEEQVMQYLWKLEKGFLKDVLDLFPEPKPHTNTVSTILKVLKDKEFVDYRVYGRQHEYFPLISKEQYSGKTMKSLVKNYFKGSYKSAVSFLVEKNEMTVEDLEILLNELKKKD